In Ectothiorhodospira sp. BSL-9, a single window of DNA contains:
- a CDS encoding FKBP-type peptidyl-prolyl cis-trans isomerase encodes MLVSLLRNVLFLAVVSLISLVLIFVGARSCGLTPEQQEDERLLAELNIEEGDAYRSANAARPGVVTLSSGLQVEVLELGDGPVPERDDRVLVHYRGMHLDGRVFDSSYRRELPAVVAVEDTIPGWREALVNLPAGSEVRLVVPYNLAYGPGRAGDVIGPGETLVFELVLLEVLGPVEVVEEVFDPMQETVPGLGR; translated from the coding sequence ATGCTTGTTTCGCTGTTGCGTAATGTGCTGTTTCTGGCGGTGGTCAGTCTGATTTCGCTGGTGCTTATTTTTGTGGGGGCGCGCAGTTGTGGGTTGACGCCGGAGCAGCAGGAGGATGAGCGGTTGTTGGCGGAGTTGAATATTGAGGAGGGGGATGCGTACCGGTCGGCGAATGCGGCTCGGCCGGGGGTGGTGACGTTGTCCAGTGGTTTGCAGGTGGAGGTGCTGGAGTTGGGGGATGGGCCGGTGCCGGAGCGGGATGATCGGGTGTTGGTGCATTACCGGGGGATGCATCTGGATGGTCGTGTCTTTGATAGTTCGTATCGTCGGGAGTTGCCGGCGGTGGTGGCGGTGGAGGATACGATTCCGGGCTGGCGGGAGGCGTTGGTGAATCTGCCGGCTGGGAGTGAGGTGCGGTTGGTGGTGCCTTACAATCTGGCTTATGGGCCTGGGCGGGCTGGGGATGTGATTGGTCCGGGGGAGACGTTGGTCTTTGAGTTGGTGTTGCTGGAGGTGCTGGGGCCGGTTGAGGTGGTTGAGGAGGTGTTTGATCCGATGCAGGAGACGGTGCCTGGACTGGGGCGGTGA
- a CDS encoding GGDEF domain-containing protein, whose protein sequence is MRHVIRPMLEQANNGDNTLMASPQLLQGGLAQSARHTPGVPAITPAMMLHRLQTTLDLEELLEIFSNALAGMVPHDGLTFDHPDMGIHISQGRLSRHVCSYNLMVERTEIGQLRLLRGRKFKEQELIALEEALSMLTYPLRNALLYRQALNSAQTDPLTGLLNRASMARMLDRELAMATRSGRQVCMLVVDVDFFKQVNDTHGHQAGDHVLVAVAERLRALTRRSDMVFRYGGEEFVIVISETDAESAATAAERVQEVIRSAPHTLDAGEQIRITASIGVAMQRPGDSPASLFKRADQAMYRAKNTGRDRIEWED, encoded by the coding sequence ATGCGACACGTGATCCGCCCCATGCTGGAACAGGCCAATAATGGCGACAACACCCTGATGGCCAGCCCGCAACTGCTGCAGGGCGGCCTGGCCCAGTCCGCACGTCACACCCCCGGCGTACCGGCCATCACCCCGGCAATGATGCTGCATCGGCTACAGACCACCCTGGATCTGGAAGAACTGCTGGAGATCTTCTCCAACGCCCTGGCCGGCATGGTGCCCCATGACGGCCTGACCTTCGACCACCCCGACATGGGCATCCATATCAGCCAGGGCCGCCTCTCCCGTCATGTGTGCAGCTACAACCTCATGGTGGAGCGCACGGAGATCGGCCAGCTCCGGCTGCTGCGCGGGCGCAAGTTCAAGGAGCAGGAGCTCATCGCCCTGGAGGAGGCCCTGAGCATGCTCACCTACCCCCTGCGCAACGCCCTGCTCTACCGCCAGGCCCTCAACTCGGCCCAGACCGATCCGCTCACCGGACTCCTGAACCGGGCTTCCATGGCCCGCATGCTGGACCGGGAGCTGGCCATGGCCACACGCTCGGGACGGCAGGTGTGCATGCTCGTGGTGGACGTGGACTTTTTCAAGCAGGTGAACGACACCCACGGCCATCAGGCCGGTGATCACGTGCTGGTGGCCGTGGCGGAGCGGCTCAGGGCCCTCACCCGCAGGAGCGACATGGTGTTCCGTTACGGTGGCGAGGAGTTCGTGATCGTGATCAGCGAAACCGATGCCGAGTCGGCTGCCACGGCGGCAGAGCGCGTTCAGGAGGTCATCCGCAGCGCCCCCCATACGCTGGATGCGGGCGAGCAGATCCGGATCACCGCCAGCATTGGCGTGGCCATGCAGCGCCCCGGGGATAGCCCGGCCAGCCTGTTCAAGCGGGCCGATCAGGCCATGTACCGGGCCAAGAATACCGGCCGCGACCGGATCGAATGGGAAGACTGA
- a CDS encoding HDOD domain-containing protein, with translation MSLSIEELVEQGAGLVSLPAVASRLNAMVDDDESTAADIGRVISQDPALTIRLLQLANSPFYGLSSRIDTITRAVQVIGTRQIRDLVLATTVTKVFDGIPNDLMSMEDFWRHSIYCGLVARLLSEDLKMRDGETMFIAGLLHDIGRLLIFNREPDEAHEAFLLGLQNAGRMPPQKAERDVLGYDHAQVGGELAAHWHLPEKLLACIRYHHEPAAAREHQTAVALVHIANTVAHMAEVDTRDPRDAPPIEAEAWERSGLDPSVLPSIIDRAQHQVVEVEALILDHG, from the coding sequence ATGTCACTGAGTATTGAGGAACTGGTGGAACAAGGGGCCGGACTGGTCTCCCTGCCTGCGGTGGCCAGCCGTTTGAACGCCATGGTGGACGACGATGAGTCCACCGCAGCGGACATCGGCCGGGTGATCAGCCAGGATCCAGCGCTCACCATTCGCCTGCTGCAGCTGGCCAACAGTCCCTTCTATGGCCTGTCCAGCCGGATTGATACCATCACCCGGGCCGTGCAGGTGATCGGCACCCGACAGATCCGTGACCTGGTACTGGCCACCACCGTCACCAAGGTCTTCGATGGCATCCCCAACGACCTGATGTCCATGGAGGACTTCTGGCGCCACAGCATCTATTGCGGCCTGGTGGCCCGGCTGCTCAGCGAAGACCTGAAGATGCGCGACGGCGAGACCATGTTCATTGCCGGCCTGCTGCACGACATCGGCCGCCTGCTGATCTTCAATCGCGAGCCCGATGAGGCCCACGAGGCCTTCCTGCTGGGTCTGCAGAACGCCGGGCGCATGCCGCCCCAGAAGGCGGAGCGGGACGTGCTGGGCTACGACCATGCCCAGGTGGGCGGCGAACTGGCTGCCCACTGGCATCTGCCTGAAAAGCTGCTGGCCTGCATCCGCTATCACCATGAACCCGCCGCGGCCAGGGAACACCAGACCGCCGTGGCCCTGGTGCACATTGCCAACACCGTCGCCCACATGGCCGAGGTGGACACCCGCGATCCCCGGGATGCACCGCCCATCGAGGCAGAGGCCTGGGAACGCTCCGGCCTGGACCCCTCCGTGCTGCCCTCCATCATCGACCGGGCCCAGCATCAGGTGGTGGAAGTGGAGGCCCTGATCCTTGACCATGGGTGA
- a CDS encoding response regulator gives MTSPADTSGPQDDAPLILVVDDSRVMRQALNKILRRRYQVVDAPDGMEAWTLLEQNPGIACVFTDLSMPQLDGYGLLQRIRESDDARLKSLPVIIVTGNEDDEGTRRKAAERGANGVVMKPFRADHVLKTTEQLLAGGETAPAATAPAPKAEPAPRPAAEPHPDTAALAAAQTEIKTLREQLEHAQTQARSAVKERERLQGDMHQLRTELMLRQQTSDERDAKDRIAALEADLAKEREALEEAQRANGQLRTRLHEQQEQAELGRERMEGLQGELQEASAQLLERDSQTREASAARDQAQGELHALRQELEQMRQEPAEGDADEVRRLKAELESARERTGAAERALASSNGRASGESQGNLQARAEAAELARLQVEDELVQAISRVERMEQEREASQGELRALRGELNLMEKRQQQLERQEAEKRKHLEAQLAEALDALESSVSRGDEKAASQQPAQPVADPAPAPTPKPSATQSARDTSVHRWEENQQRRRFQRNLALAGVGVVALMLLAFFLGGALL, from the coding sequence ATGACCTCACCAGCCGATACCAGCGGCCCGCAGGACGACGCACCACTGATTCTGGTGGTGGACGACTCCCGCGTGATGCGCCAGGCGCTCAACAAGATCCTGCGGCGGCGCTACCAGGTGGTGGATGCCCCCGATGGCATGGAGGCCTGGACCCTGCTGGAGCAGAATCCCGGCATCGCCTGCGTGTTCACCGACCTCTCCATGCCCCAGCTGGATGGTTACGGCCTGCTGCAGCGCATCCGCGAGAGTGACGACGCCCGCCTCAAGTCCCTCCCCGTGATCATCGTCACCGGCAACGAGGACGACGAAGGCACCCGGCGCAAGGCCGCCGAGCGCGGCGCCAACGGCGTGGTGATGAAACCCTTTCGCGCCGACCATGTGCTGAAGACCACCGAGCAACTGCTGGCAGGAGGAGAAACGGCCCCCGCAGCGACCGCCCCCGCCCCCAAGGCGGAGCCCGCACCCCGGCCCGCTGCCGAACCCCATCCGGACACAGCTGCTCTGGCGGCCGCCCAGACCGAAATCAAGACCCTGCGCGAACAACTGGAACATGCCCAGACCCAGGCCCGGTCCGCCGTCAAGGAGCGGGAGCGGCTGCAGGGCGACATGCACCAACTGCGTACCGAACTCATGCTGCGCCAGCAGACCTCGGACGAACGCGACGCCAAGGACCGCATCGCCGCCCTGGAGGCCGACCTGGCCAAGGAGCGCGAGGCCCTGGAAGAGGCCCAACGGGCCAACGGACAGCTACGCACCCGCCTGCACGAACAACAGGAGCAGGCTGAACTTGGCCGGGAGCGCATGGAGGGGCTGCAAGGGGAATTGCAGGAAGCCTCCGCCCAACTGCTGGAGCGGGATTCCCAGACCCGGGAGGCCTCGGCGGCCCGGGATCAGGCCCAGGGAGAACTCCACGCCCTGCGCCAGGAGCTTGAGCAAATGCGTCAGGAGCCTGCCGAGGGGGACGCCGACGAGGTGCGCCGCCTCAAGGCCGAACTGGAATCCGCCCGGGAACGCACCGGGGCCGCCGAACGGGCCCTGGCCAGCTCCAACGGCAGAGCCTCCGGAGAATCGCAGGGTAATCTCCAGGCCCGTGCGGAGGCTGCGGAACTGGCCCGGCTGCAGGTGGAGGACGAACTGGTGCAGGCCATCTCGCGCGTGGAGCGCATGGAACAGGAGCGGGAGGCCTCCCAGGGTGAATTGCGTGCCCTGCGCGGCGAACTGAACCTCATGGAGAAAAGGCAACAGCAACTGGAACGCCAGGAAGCGGAAAAGCGCAAGCACCTGGAGGCACAACTCGCCGAGGCCCTGGACGCCCTGGAAAGCTCCGTCTCCCGGGGAGACGAGAAGGCCGCGTCCCAACAGCCCGCCCAGCCTGTGGCCGACCCCGCCCCCGCCCCCACACCGAAACCGTCCGCCACCCAAAGCGCCCGCGACACCTCGGTGCATCGCTGGGAGGAAAACCAGCAACGCCGCCGATTCCAGCGCAACCTGGCACTGGCCGGTGTGGGTGTCGTCGCGCTGATGCTGCTGGCCTTTTTCCTGGGCGGGGCGCTGCTGTAG
- a CDS encoding TraB/GumN family protein, which yields MDSQQTPHSEDPRFHTELDGTRITVLGTAHVSQVSADTVSQLLRSGDYDAVAVELCPSRHNAIVRPDDLSRMNLFQVLRQGKVPMVTASLALGAYQQRLAEQFGIEPGAEMRAAINEARDAHLPVLLIDREVGTTLKRCYRNVPWWRRMNLFGGLMAGVMSREQVTEAEIERLKSGDMLESTFTQFAEESRALYEPLIQERDHYMAARLRQEAANKDYRHILAVVGAGHLAGIREALQQQGGEPPAQVVERLDQEPPPARWPKLIPWLIVALILTGFAIGFSRNPDLGWQLVTDWVLINGGLAGLGAIIASAHPLTVVTAALAAPLTSLNPTIGVGFVAAAMETWLRKPTVGDFSRLRRDTARLRGWWQNRVSRVLLVFILTTLGSAIGTYAAGFRIAERLLGS from the coding sequence ATGGACTCTCAGCAGACCCCGCATTCGGAAGATCCCCGTTTTCATACTGAACTGGATGGCACCCGCATCACCGTGCTGGGCACGGCCCATGTGTCCCAGGTGTCTGCCGATACGGTGAGCCAATTGCTGCGCAGCGGCGATTACGACGCCGTGGCCGTGGAGCTTTGTCCCAGCCGGCACAATGCCATCGTTCGTCCCGATGACCTGTCCCGCATGAACCTGTTCCAGGTGCTGCGCCAGGGCAAGGTGCCCATGGTCACGGCCAGCCTGGCCCTGGGGGCCTACCAGCAGCGCCTGGCAGAGCAGTTTGGTATCGAGCCCGGGGCCGAGATGCGCGCCGCCATCAACGAGGCCCGCGACGCCCACCTGCCGGTACTGCTCATCGACCGGGAAGTAGGCACCACTCTCAAACGCTGCTACCGCAACGTGCCCTGGTGGCGACGCATGAACCTGTTCGGTGGTCTGATGGCCGGCGTCATGAGTCGCGAACAGGTCACCGAGGCGGAGATCGAACGCCTCAAGAGCGGCGACATGCTCGAATCCACCTTCACCCAGTTTGCCGAGGAATCCCGGGCCCTGTATGAGCCATTGATCCAGGAGCGGGATCACTACATGGCCGCCCGCCTGCGTCAGGAGGCCGCCAACAAGGACTATCGGCATATCCTGGCGGTGGTGGGCGCCGGGCACCTGGCCGGCATCCGCGAGGCCCTTCAGCAGCAGGGAGGGGAGCCGCCGGCCCAGGTGGTGGAGCGGCTGGACCAGGAGCCGCCGCCGGCCCGCTGGCCCAAGCTGATCCCCTGGTTGATCGTGGCCCTGATCCTGACCGGTTTCGCCATCGGTTTCAGCCGCAACCCGGATCTGGGCTGGCAGCTGGTGACTGACTGGGTGTTGATCAATGGGGGGCTGGCCGGCCTGGGGGCCATCATTGCCTCGGCCCATCCATTAACGGTGGTGACTGCCGCGCTGGCCGCCCCCCTGACGTCACTCAATCCCACCATCGGGGTGGGGTTCGTGGCCGCTGCCATGGAAACCTGGCTGCGCAAGCCCACAGTGGGGGATTTCTCCCGCCTGCGTCGGGATACGGCACGTCTGCGGGGGTGGTGGCAGAACCGGGTGTCCCGGGTCTTGCTGGTGTTCATCCTGACCACCCTGGGTTCGGCCATCGGTACCTATGCGGCCGGTTTCAGGATCGCTGAGCGCCTGCTGGGCAGCTGA
- a CDS encoding SDR family oxidoreductase, translated as MSETVLITGANRGIGLEMTRQFADAGFRVFACCRNPEGARDLSRLAASKQGQVSLHPLDVTNPAQIQAMVDMLGDTPLDILINNAGAFGPTTPFGDTDVEAWLDTLRVNTVAPLKMMEALVDRVAASDRRLMVNITSKMGSIADNGSGGLYVYRSTKAALNAVVASAALDLQPRGITVVAMHPGWVLTDMGGPSAEMTVTESATALRGLMDDITPADAGRFMDINGADIPW; from the coding sequence ATGTCTGAAACCGTACTCATCACTGGGGCCAACCGTGGTATTGGCCTGGAAATGACCCGTCAGTTCGCGGATGCCGGTTTTCGGGTGTTTGCCTGTTGCCGCAATCCGGAGGGCGCACGGGATCTGAGCCGGTTGGCGGCCAGCAAGCAGGGACAGGTGAGCCTGCATCCGCTGGATGTGACCAACCCGGCGCAGATCCAGGCCATGGTGGACATGCTGGGGGATACGCCGCTGGATATCCTGATCAATAACGCGGGGGCCTTTGGTCCGACAACGCCCTTTGGCGATACGGATGTGGAGGCCTGGCTGGACACCTTACGGGTGAATACGGTGGCGCCGCTGAAGATGATGGAGGCGCTGGTGGATCGGGTGGCTGCGAGTGATCGGCGCTTGATGGTGAACATTACCAGCAAGATGGGCAGCATCGCGGACAATGGTTCGGGTGGGTTGTATGTGTATCGCTCCACGAAGGCGGCCTTGAATGCGGTGGTGGCCAGTGCGGCGCTGGATCTGCAGCCGCGCGGGATCACGGTGGTGGCGATGCATCCGGGTTGGGTGCTGACGGATATGGGGGGGCCCAGTGCGGAGATGACGGTGACGGAGAGTGCGACGGCGCTGCGGGGGTTGATGGATGACATCACGCCGGCGGATGCGGGGCGGTTCATGGATATCAATGGAGCGGATATTCCCTGGTAG
- a CDS encoding hydrogen peroxide-inducible genes activator, with translation MTLTELRYIVAVARERHFGRAAEGCNVSQPTLSVAVKKLEEELGVALFERSKTEVSITPVGDQVVRQAQRVLEEVDSLTTIAHQGRDQLCGPLRLGAIHTIGPYLLPHLVPEVHRRAPKLPLIIEENYTARLAESLRRGELDAIIVATPFEQPGVVTLPLYSEPFVAVLPADHPLSRRQKLDINELARETLLLLGAGHCFREQVLHFCPDCHATVSSGNSIQHTVEGSSLETIRHMVVTGMGVTILPCSAAGADRYAQHLLSIRRFQDPVPTRQVALAWRTSFPRPKAIEVIRQAILETHVPCLEMVSDPSG, from the coding sequence ATGACCCTGACCGAACTTCGCTATATCGTCGCGGTGGCCCGCGAGCGGCATTTCGGCCGGGCCGCCGAAGGCTGCAATGTGAGCCAGCCCACCCTGAGTGTGGCGGTGAAAAAGCTGGAGGAGGAGCTTGGAGTGGCGCTCTTCGAGCGCAGCAAGACAGAGGTGAGCATCACCCCGGTGGGAGATCAGGTGGTGCGCCAGGCCCAGCGGGTGCTGGAAGAGGTGGACAGCCTGACCACCATTGCCCATCAGGGACGGGATCAGCTCTGCGGTCCCTTGCGCCTGGGGGCCATTCACACCATTGGGCCCTATCTGCTGCCCCATCTGGTGCCGGAGGTACACCGGCGCGCCCCCAAACTGCCCCTGATCATCGAGGAGAACTACACCGCCCGTCTGGCGGAGAGCCTCAGGCGGGGGGAACTGGATGCCATCATCGTGGCCACGCCCTTTGAGCAGCCCGGCGTGGTCACCCTGCCCCTTTACTCGGAGCCCTTCGTGGCCGTGTTACCGGCGGATCACCCCTTGAGCCGACGGCAGAAACTGGACATCAACGAACTGGCCCGGGAAACCCTGTTGCTGCTGGGCGCGGGGCATTGTTTCCGGGAGCAGGTGCTGCACTTCTGCCCGGACTGCCACGCCACCGTATCCTCGGGCAACAGCATCCAGCATACGGTGGAGGGCAGTTCCCTGGAGACCATCCGCCATATGGTGGTGACGGGCATGGGGGTCACCATCCTGCCCTGCTCGGCGGCGGGGGCGGATCGTTACGCCCAGCATCTGCTGTCCATCCGTCGCTTCCAGGACCCGGTGCCCACCCGCCAGGTGGCCCTGGCCTGGCGCACCAGCTTCCCGCGCCCCAAGGCCATCGAGGTGATCCGCCAGGCGATCCTTGAGACCCATGTACCCTGCCTGGAGATGGTCAGCGACCCCTCAGGGTGA
- a CDS encoding Slp family lipoprotein produces the protein MRRPACRRGWVLAALLGILGLVGCATGPQFETQDTLSALTPSRVAMSDEGAAGEQMVWGGMIVNTRNLEEATQLEILAYPLDRRQRPQTERTPQGRFMARVPGYLESVDYSPGRLLTVTGTLEKTVTGQVGETPYRYPVLGVDNHYLWPREDEPATTRPRFNIGIGVILSN, from the coding sequence ATGCGACGACCCGCGTGTCGCCGAGGGTGGGTGTTGGCGGCGCTGCTCGGGATTTTGGGGCTGGTGGGCTGCGCCACCGGGCCACAGTTCGAGACCCAGGACACCCTCTCCGCGCTGACTCCTTCACGGGTGGCCATGTCCGACGAGGGGGCCGCAGGGGAGCAGATGGTCTGGGGGGGCATGATCGTCAACACCCGCAACCTGGAAGAGGCCACCCAGCTGGAGATCCTGGCCTACCCCCTGGACCGTCGGCAGCGCCCCCAGACCGAACGCACGCCCCAGGGCCGTTTCATGGCCCGCGTGCCCGGTTACCTGGAAAGCGTGGATTACAGCCCCGGTCGCCTGCTCACCGTCACCGGCACATTGGAAAAGACGGTGACCGGTCAGGTGGGTGAAACCCCCTATCGCTATCCCGTGCTGGGGGTGGACAATCATTACCTGTGGCCTCGGGAGGACGAGCCGGCCACCACGCGGCCGCGCTTCAATATCGGTATTGGTGTGATACTGAGCAACTAA
- a CDS encoding pentapeptide repeat-containing protein → MELMENEHQLWFTRRSGEVRGPYPERLIRSYLLLGRLRMDDEVSLDRQRWYAVRSQPHLIPVEFYDTDTPEGRERLLQAKRREDERSPERRARPYPDELPSEADQRAEDRRRPEPPELVSHRYQRVQLLQSPEPVRPLPQGPRLWIGLAAGLLILLLSLLLVMERPEPDVLADCLAPAEPGVNWSYCRMVGMDLRDADLTGANLSNTDLLGTRLEGARLANADLSYADLRRARLDQADLQGARLTGAVLQEAVLIGTRLNDADLSHADLRGARLDDADLTDTLLSRTIWTDGRVCAPGSIGTCESP, encoded by the coding sequence ATGGAGCTTATGGAAAATGAGCATCAACTCTGGTTCACCCGCCGCAGTGGAGAGGTGAGGGGACCTTATCCGGAGAGGCTGATTCGCAGCTATCTGCTGCTGGGCCGTCTGCGCATGGACGACGAGGTCAGTCTGGACCGGCAACGCTGGTACGCCGTGCGCTCCCAGCCTCACCTGATCCCGGTGGAGTTCTATGATACCGACACCCCGGAGGGCCGCGAGCGTCTGCTGCAGGCAAAGCGCCGCGAGGACGAGCGCTCCCCCGAGCGTCGTGCCCGGCCCTATCCGGATGAATTGCCCTCCGAGGCGGATCAGCGGGCCGAAGATCGCCGTCGACCCGAGCCCCCTGAACTGGTCAGTCATCGCTACCAGCGCGTGCAGTTGCTGCAGTCGCCAGAGCCTGTCAGGCCTCTCCCCCAGGGGCCGCGGCTCTGGATCGGATTGGCTGCCGGACTGCTGATCCTGTTGTTGTCGCTGTTACTGGTGATGGAGCGACCGGAGCCGGATGTGCTGGCGGACTGTCTGGCACCGGCCGAGCCGGGGGTCAACTGGAGTTATTGCCGCATGGTGGGGATGGATCTGCGCGATGCGGATCTCACCGGTGCGAACCTGAGCAACACGGATCTGCTCGGTACCCGGCTGGAGGGCGCGCGACTTGCCAATGCCGACCTGAGCTACGCGGACCTGCGGCGGGCCCGTCTGGATCAGGCCGATCTGCAAGGGGCGCGGCTCACCGGTGCGGTGCTCCAGGAGGCCGTGCTCATCGGCACCCGCCTCAACGACGCCGATCTGAGCCATGCCGACCTGCGGGGTGCCCGACTGGATGATGCCGATCTCACGGATACCCTGCTCAGTCGCACCATCTGGACCGATGGCCGCGTCTGCGCTCCCGGCTCAATCGGCACCTGCGAGTCACCCTGA
- a CDS encoding adenylate/guanylate cyclase domain-containing protein gives MASLLDRLRSGWAALLPDHVPVAFKLGLTICVLIVTCMALVGVVILNQQSALLRSQMDDFGQAMVMQLAESSKELVLADDSLALNALITNLAGSEAVLGAAVFDRDGERLAHSGMIPEDTPQKGTDTFSSEKVSVPFWGPFLAFSDTETTAYREEIRFQDITLGSAMVTLSRSAQQTGTRAAAKAIILTTVFMSVLGGAAAFLMGQRLSRPVHRLVDATRAIGEGEYRYRLPEGRRDEIGHLMSAFNRMAQGLLEKSQVEGALSRYVSAGVAREIMSNLDRVKLGGRQVEASVMFADIAGFTRMSETMDPDKVAGLLNEYFTHVSHIARLHQGSIDKFMGDGVMLVFGVTDEDPDHRFHAIASGVMLQHLVARLNQVREMDGQEPVRFRVGINSGPMMAGNMGAEDRMQYTVVGDAVNLASRLMTAAEPGQVLICEALFEDPDIRWRVRGQPYRSIAIRGKSQPVATCQVHDLSDLYRGAMDRQIERLLCKERIT, from the coding sequence ATGGCATCCCTGCTCGACAGGCTGCGGAGCGGATGGGCCGCACTCCTGCCCGATCATGTGCCTGTTGCCTTCAAGCTTGGTCTGACCATCTGCGTGCTGATCGTCACCTGCATGGCCCTGGTGGGCGTGGTGATCCTCAACCAGCAAAGTGCCCTGCTGCGCAGTCAGATGGACGACTTCGGTCAGGCCATGGTGATGCAGCTGGCAGAGTCGTCCAAGGAGCTGGTGCTCGCCGACGACAGCCTGGCCCTCAATGCCCTCATCACCAACCTGGCCGGCAGCGAGGCCGTGCTGGGCGCGGCCGTCTTCGACCGCGACGGCGAACGCCTGGCCCACTCCGGCATGATCCCCGAAGATACGCCCCAAAAGGGGACAGACACCTTTTCGTCCGAAAAGGTGTCTGTCCCCTTTTGGGGCCCCTTCTTGGCCTTTTCCGATACCGAGACGACTGCCTACCGGGAAGAGATCCGCTTTCAGGACATCACCCTGGGCTCTGCCATGGTCACCCTGAGCCGTTCGGCGCAGCAGACCGGCACCCGGGCCGCGGCCAAGGCCATCATCCTGACCACGGTATTCATGAGCGTACTGGGTGGCGCCGCGGCGTTTCTCATGGGGCAGCGACTGTCCCGCCCGGTGCATCGCCTGGTGGACGCCACCCGCGCCATCGGCGAAGGTGAGTACCGGTATCGTCTGCCGGAAGGGCGCCGGGACGAAATTGGTCACCTCATGTCGGCCTTCAACCGCATGGCCCAGGGGTTGCTGGAAAAATCCCAGGTGGAGGGGGCCCTGAGTCGCTATGTGTCGGCGGGTGTGGCCCGGGAGATCATGAGCAACCTGGACAGGGTGAAACTGGGGGGGCGGCAGGTGGAGGCCTCGGTGATGTTCGCGGATATCGCCGGTTTCACGCGGATGTCCGAGACCATGGACCCGGACAAGGTGGCGGGGCTGCTCAATGAGTACTTCACCCATGTCAGCCATATCGCCCGGCTGCACCAGGGCAGCATCGACAAGTTCATGGGGGACGGGGTGATGCTGGTGTTTGGCGTCACCGATGAGGATCCGGACCATCGCTTCCATGCCATCGCCAGTGGCGTCATGCTGCAGCACCTGGTGGCACGGCTCAACCAGGTGCGGGAGATGGACGGGCAAGAGCCCGTCCGTTTCCGGGTGGGGATCAACAGCGGCCCCATGATGGCAGGCAACATGGGGGCCGAGGATCGCATGCAATATACGGTGGTGGGGGATGCGGTGAACCTGGCTTCGCGCCTGATGACCGCCGCCGAGCCCGGTCAGGTATTGATCTGCGAGGCGTTGTTCGAGGACCCGGACATCCGCTGGCGGGTACGGGGGCAGCCCTACCGCTCCATTGCCATCCGCGGCAAGTCACAGCCCGTGGCCACCTGCCAGGTGCACGACCTGAGTGACCTGTATCGGGGAGCGATGGACCGACAGATCGAGCGGCTGCTGTGCAAGGAGCGGATCACATGA